The following DNA comes from Phytohabitans rumicis.
TGACCACCAGCCGGCCCGCGTCGGCGATCGCCTGGTGGTGGTACGAGTTGACCTCGCTGTCGCCCGACATGATCTCGTCGATCCGGCTGCCCGGTACGAAGCGGACGCCGTGCGAGCCGTACACGCCGTCGTCGGGGCGGTGCTTGTCGTGCCCCACCACGTCGGGCAGGTGCTGGTGCAGCCGCCCGCCGTACGCCACCGTCAGCAACTGCATCCCCCGGCACACCCCGAGGATCGGCAGGTCGGCGTCCACCAGCGGGAACTCCCCCGCGTCGCGGTCCGGCCGGCTGTCCGTGCGCGGGTCGGCCGCCGCGCCGTACCGGTCGGCGGCGATGTCGGCGCCGCCGGCCAGCACCAGGCCGTCGAGGACGTCCAGGATCTCGGCGCCGGCCGGGTCGGGCGGGAGCACCACGGCGCGCCCACCCGCCGCTTCCACGGCCTGCACATAGGAGTACGGCAGGAGCGCCGCCGGGACGTCCCGCCACACCCCCACGAGGCCGGCTCGACATACGACGTGATCCCGATGATCGGACGCCTAGAGGGGTGTGACATAAGCCCCGGTGATCCCTCCGTCGACCACGAACTGGGACGCCGTCACGAACGACGAGTCGTCGCTGGCGAGGAACGCGACCGCCGCGGCGATCTCCTCCGGCTGCGCGAACCGCCCCATCGGCACGTGCACCAGGCGGCGGGCGGCCCGCTCCTGGTCCTTCGCGAAGAGCTCCATCAGCAGCGGCGTCGCCACCGGCCCGGGGCACAGCGCGTTGACCCGGATGCCCTCCCGCGCGAACTGGACGCCCAGCTCCCGGCTCAGCGCCAGCACCCCGCCCTTGCTCGCCGTGTACGCGATCTGGCTGGTCGCGGCGCCCATCAGCGCGACGAACGACGCGGTGTTGATGATCGAGCCCTTGCCCTGCCGCTGCATGTGCGGGATCGCGTACTTGCAGCACAGGTAGACGCTCGTCGTGTTGACCTTGATGACCCGCTCCCAGGCGTCCAGGCCGGTCACCAGGATCGAGTCGTCGTCTGGCGGCGAGATGCCTGCGTTGTTGAACGCGATGTCCAGCCGCCCGTGCCGCGCGGCGACGCCGTCGAAGAGCTCGCGCACGGCGGCCTCGTCGGTCACGTCGCAGTGGACGAACTCCCCGCCCACCTCGGACGCGGCCGCCTTCCCGGCGCTCTCGTCCACGTCCACGCACACGACGACGGCGCCCTCGTCCCGAAACCGCCGCGCCGTCGCGAGCCCGATCCCGGACCCCGCGCCGGTGATCACGGCGACCCGCCCCGCTAACCGATCCATGTGACTCCTCACGCCGCGATGAATACGTTTTTGACGTCCGTGAACGCGTGCAGCGCGTCCGGGCCCAGCTCGCGGCCCAGGCCGGACTGCTTCATCCCGCCGAACGGGGTCCAGTACCGCACCGACGAGTTCGAGTTGACGCTCAGGTTGCCGGACTCCACCCCGCGCGACACCCGGATCGCCCGGCCCACGTCGCGGGTCCAGATCGAGCCGGACAGCCCGTACTCGGTGTCGTTGGCCAGCGCGATCGCCTGGGCCTCGTCGTCGAACGGCAGCACCGACACGACCGGACCGAAGATCTCCTCGCGCCAGTGCCGGTCGGCCGGCGAGTCGGCGAGCAGCACCGTCGGGGCGTACCAGAAGCCGTCCCCGTCCGGCGCCGAGCCGGTGAACGCCACCTTCGCACCGTCTACATAGGACGCGACGGTGGTCCGCTGCCCGGCCGAGATCAGGGGACCCATCTGCGCCGACTCCAGCGCCGGATCCTCGACCCGGAAGGCGCGCACCGCCGGCTCCAGGAGCGCGAGGAACTCGTCGTACACGGATCGCTGGACCAGGATCCGGGACCGCGCGCAGCAGTCCTGGCCGGCGTTGTCGAAGACCGCGGCCGGCGCGGCGGCGGCCGCGGCCGCCAGGTCCGCGTCCGCGAACACGAGGTTCGCGCTCTTGCCGCCGAGCTCCAGCGTGACGCGCTTGACCCGGTCCGCGCAGCCCTTCATGATCCGCTTGCCGACCTCGGTGGATCCGGTGAAACACACCTTGCGCACCGCCGGATGCGTCACGAACCGCTCGCCCACCACGGACCCCTTTCCGGGTACGACGGTGAGCACGCCCTCGGGCAGGCCGGCCTCCAGCGCCAGCTCGCC
Coding sequences within:
- a CDS encoding 3-oxoacyl-ACP reductase, yielding MDRLAGRVAVITGAGSGIGLATARRFRDEGAVVVCVDVDESAGKAAASEVGGEFVHCDVTDEAAVRELFDGVAARHGRLDIAFNNAGISPPDDDSILVTGLDAWERVIKVNTTSVYLCCKYAIPHMQRQGKGSIINTASFVALMGAATSQIAYTASKGGVLALSRELGVQFAREGIRVNALCPGPVATPLLMELFAKDQERAARRLVHVPMGRFAQPEEIAAAVAFLASDDSSFVTASQFVVDGGITGAYVTPL
- a CDS encoding gamma-glutamyl-gamma-aminobutyrate hydrolase family protein, yielding MGVWRDVPAALLPYSYVQAVEAAGGRAVVLPPDPAGAEILDVLDGLVLAGGADIAADRYGAAADPRTDSRPDRDAGEFPLVDADLPILGVCRGMQLLTVAYGGRLHQHLPDVVGHDKHRPDDGVYGSHGVRFVPGSRIDEIMSGDSEVNSYHHQAIADAGRLVVTGWSDDGVIEAVEDPTRRFLVGVQWHPEVDGDVRPFEALVSAAAR